Genomic segment of Juglans microcarpa x Juglans regia isolate MS1-56 chromosome 7S, Jm3101_v1.0, whole genome shotgun sequence:
TAATGGAAAGGAATAAATCTTAGGggaaagttataaattaaacaGTTCCTCTTTGGACCGGTATATCCTATAAGGGAGACTTATCGGAGACCAATAATAAAATGACACATCAGCTGTGCTCAGCATGACTCTGGCCCGCACCATAGAAACGGGTGAACTACAGAAAGGGATGAACCTAGCCGCACCATAGACTTATCGCAGACCAAGCCGCACGCCGTACGCCGGTGGAGGAGCAACCCTTACGGCGAACCCAAACCAGCGCAACCCAGACCATTGCATCATACCCTGCAACTTCTGCAAATCACATGGTATAAAAATACAACTCTTTTGTAGGCGATTATTACTCCAATCTGATCTATCCAAGGAGGAAGTGATCTTGTATCTGTCCTGTGCTGGGTCCAAATacagatttttgttttctcgTATCTGTCCTGCCTCGCAAATCCATAAAGAAGTTGCCCAATGGATAAATCTGAGATGAGTTTCTGAAGCTGGGTCCAACTacagattttgttttcttttttagaagtAAGAAGAGGAGGGAAAACAACCCATCTTTCTTCTGTAGGCGATTACTCCAATCTGATCAACCCATCTTTCTTCTACCATTTATTAATTCCAATCTGACCAAAATTGACCATGGTCCAACACAGATGTTGCATCTTTTAAATgcttaaagtcaaaataaaaccTGAAATCTTTGCCTTCCTCATCCTGATTCGATGAACTGTAAATTGAAGACAAACTGTAAATGAGGAACCCATCTTTCTTCTGAACGGCgaacccagagagagagagagagggctaggGTTCTGAATGTGGGAAGGAGAAGGAAGgtgagagggggggggggggaggtgtGGGTGAGTTGCGGTTTGACAGACccttgggtttttgtttttcctctgcAATGTCACCCACCATTGGAAAGATGTATATCCTACGTGCCATGCTACTGTTGCTTGCTATTATTTGGAGAATAACGGATACACCTGTGTGAAGTTATTCTCTAATTAAACCGTTAACAGCAAGAAGGTGATCAAGTTTCCGAGCTAGCTGTGATCATCTGCAGGAGAGAAAGTTGACAATTACTAAAAATCTGGAATTTGTCTTAACAATATTATTGCGACAATTTAATAGGGGTCAcctaaattaataattttgtatacaatcgtgaagtgtgtaaacgcaacgtaatcgctttgaaaaatattgagatctattattaaacaattaaattttttttatataggtcccatattttattcacttttttcaaaacgattacacgaCAGTTGTacaattcacggttgcaaatatcttttctcaataTAAATATTGTTCGTGAACAAGTGCGAGTCACTCGttagctcatatatatatatatatatataactctacacacacatattatatatagaggcCTTATATAATATGTACGTAGATTATTATAGAACAAAGCGCACATGCACAcccatatgcatatatattatataatagttatagaagtctatttttatttattttctatagaaATGAATtggataattttgtaattgatttttaatgAAGCGGCACACGACTTGAATTGGTTGATCATATGAAAtggattgtaaaaataaaaattaatttgtttatcattacccattaattatttttgtggtTCATTTATATATCAATCATCCTATTCGAGCTTAAAAATTAAGGAATTCATTTGCAGTTCATatccaaattaattaaagagcttaaaaaacaaaaagacaacatGCAACATTCATgaggttaaaatattatatatgctacattaaagaaagaataatagaCAGTCTTTCTTATGAACAAGGAGATGAAAGGGAAATTAAAGTGTGTCGAAATCATAAATAGTACATGATGTTCAGTACATAGAGATCAGGAGACAATTAAGTCAAAAGTAGTCCTCGGTCCTTCCCTTGAATCCAATTTGCCCAAAAGTAAGGACGATGAACAGTCCCAGGTGCCAGGTAACTAACCACAACCTGCTCATCACCACACACATATCCAACTCATatgtgaataaatatataagaaaaatgctaaatgaaTCCCACAATGTTACTgcttatacattttattttattttattttattaagtaagtaattattagtaaaaatatataattttttttataactaaagatgttaaaaaaatatttaaaataaaataaaaaattttcaactaGTGGAACTCTTGGCGGACCTCTAGCagcatcaaaatatataaacatatattccaatattacctaaaaataaattagtaagGAAGTTTATGtgctatataaatatatatatatataaagtaatgttatacattACATTCTCATCATATTGTAATCATACTAAATAGTCTGtggcatatttatcattattagacGATAAAgaagtatataataaataattatttaattgcgataaatatgtcacatcatatttaatgagataaaagtaaGATAGTAATATGgagtatagaatttttcatctatatattatatatatttagcacCAAAAAGGGCAAGACAGTGTATAATTCAGAACTCTTAAGGgcccgtttgttttcagagataagatgagatgagatgagattaaagttaaaaagttgaataaaataatgttagaatatattttttaatattatttttgttttgggatttgaaaaagttgaattttttattttattttttatggggatttgagaaagttgtaatgatgaggtgagatgagatgagatgagatgagatgtttttcgaAAATAAACAAGGCCTTAAGAAACGAAAAGGCAAAAACATTATGTAGAAAACAGAAGGAAGGGTACTAACCAGAACTGAGAAGTGAGAGCAGGAGGAGTGGGAAAGTGAGAGAGCTCAGCTCCAATGCTTTCGAAGAAAAGTCCTGTCAAACTCTTCCCATCGATTGCAGGAATGCTGGATGGCGCTAACCAACCTATTAACCCGAATCCAATCACATTGAAATCCGTGCGCAGCCAATTCCTCTCAAAGCTTTTCCCCATTACAAATCAGCACATCCCAACAACAAAATTCCACCCAGTTATATATAATCAATCCTCACGAAAACCTATGCCGCCTGGCGGCCATTATCAGTAAACAGTAGAAGACTACTACGTACTTACCATGTAAACTTTCCTCCCGAAGCCCCCGCTTGCCTCAGAGGATTCCTAACAGCCACAGAAGACTTGACAAAACCTGAAAACCAGATGTTTATAATCATGCTTAGAGCAGAGAGTATAATTAAGCCCTTGAGGGCCGGAGATCGAAAGTTGAGAGCTTTTGATCAGATGCACCACCTGAAGTTAGGCATGATCTCTTTCCCACGGAGGCCCGAGAAGGGGATGCTAATGAGGAGGTTCCAAGGCCAATGACGGTCGAGGAAGTGGCAAAGGTCGCGGCCATTTTTTGAGAGATCTAGTGAGGGTTATTGGGTGTTCGAGATCAGTATGGAGTTGTTAGGGTTAGGCTTTTGTTCTGGTCAAAATGTGGGGGACATTTTTTGTGGCAGATTATAGATAGATTAGATTGCATGGATGGGCTACAGCTCAATGATATTGTGCCACGTAGGATTTGCAAGGATAAAGTGGGGCTGGTTGCTTCTATCCTGGTTGCTTCTATCCTAAGGGAATTACCAATTCCCATGAGATGGAGCGTGACTACAAATCGAGTTGAATAAGCTTGATGTGAAATTTACGGGTGGAAATTCATATTCTCCATGttattttaagttataaatattagattatataggTTAATTCgaacacaattattttcattaaacGGTTAAAGTCTTAACATGATCTATTTAAATAATAGGTGATATGACTCGTTTAACTTGTTTAATAATTCTGGACATGACTCATTTATCATATTTCAAACCGTTTCAACCCAATTCAAGTCGTTCATATAAATAGGTTGAGCGAACCTTaacctaattaacataatttcatatataatagaaGAATGACTATATAAAATCATTCATAATAATAACAgtattcatgataaaatattttattatcaatattcaaaccaataatatataagaaaatcaatattttcaaaaaataaaattacattttaacataaaaaaactcaatagtTTGACCTATTAAGtagtcaaatactaatattaatatttcatccTAACAATAGCAAAAAGCATTATATAAAACTAagtatttctaaaatttataaatattatttatttttgttataagaaTTAATTGTAGGTTTCGAGGGTTGACCCGCAATTAACCTGTTGATTAATTGTGTCTTATTGGGTTAATCTATGTGGACCCAAACCCGCTAATTTTGTGTCGATTTTACATACAGGTCTTGTCATGTATTGCCACTCGTAGTGAAATTTCAAACTGAAGATTTTTTTGACTttacaaattattatatttacatatttcaatccatatactttaaaaatcattattattcttaagacttaagaactatatatatcaaaattaaaatatataaatttataaagttcCTAAACAATATCATAATTCGTACACATCTATTAATTTCTTtgtaatatgatatatattctaATGTTGTGCATCTAcatcatttatttattcattgtaaGAGTATTCGCAATGTCATTGCcaagttcaaattttgattaaaatttaAGGTTTTGGCTGTAGCCAAAACTTTTAGAGAGGTtaatccacattggactagctatcctaaagtcaaaataataatataatattatatattttaataatatttttaaaaaaattaatattttgtaaatacacttgtatttcatatttaatattttgtattaatattaaaattaaaatttaatattaaaaaagagaggtagttggatggaaaaatcataaaatattgatttgatcaTTGTACAATAACTCTCCAAATATGACTAGGGGCCCTATATTACTGTAGTTCAAAGTTCCACAAATATTCCTTTAGCTAGTCCAACACagaactcttaaaaaaaaaaaaaaaaaaaaaaaaaaattggacttgAATTTGGACTTTAACTCATGTTTTAATTTGTAGTGTAAGTTTACAAACTTCTCCTCGAAACGTGTATATGTCAGGTTCCTTGATAATCCTTTCATTAGGACGAGGCATTTTGATGCCTTAAGTGTAGTAtcttgtgaaaaaaattatatattttcaacaCGTAACAAGATGGAATATTAGTCTCTTGCAATGCATTTTCTTATAACTCATACATGCAGTATAAAGCGGCCATATATGAAACTTCAAATTGTTCAAATAGAAGTTGGGTTGAGTAAAATATAGTACTTTTTTCTATAAGGAAAGCCATTGAATAATCCTCTCCTAATTTTTCTTCCTAGCTTACTACCAATCCTTCTAAAGTTATAAAAGCTAGAATAACTTAATGCTACGTACTACTAACATTAAAAGCATTTCAATTAATgccatgtatatataaaaggtTTCATTATCATACTCATAAAACCCATTATCATAGTCATAAaacccaaatattttattaaggcTCTGTTTGAAATTTGGACTaaactgagatcaactcagttcagtctaattttaagctgaatctaacatccaaacatccaaTACTCAAATCACTAAACGCATCTCAACTGAAAGCCTCTTTACACATtagacccacaatctttttcaactcaacatttctttacatGCGGGAgctacaacatttttcaatttctcataaatacatttaaacgtatcttaacatccaaagacgtctaaactcatcttaggtgtgctccacaaaactcactccatcatctcaacttactactattcataaaaaactcaatttatctcaactcagttcaatatccaaacggggcctccAAAGAAAGCATCCTAAAGAAGGTTATCACTAGCGCTTactggaaaataaaataaaataaaataataataataaagcaaaTAATAAAGCCCAAAATCATCAAGCCTAAGACTCATCCCCTGGTCATGTCCTATCATGTAGCATCCTCATAAACATCATCACATTGGTTAGgcacatataaaaataaaaataagtcaaatattcaataaaaactacatcatacagtaaatataataaaattcgATTTAGGTTTTTAGTCAAGCATCAAACAGATTCAGTCATCGTTATCATAATTTAATACATACCAATAAACTTCAAAGAGACATAAACTCCTTAACCTCATTCTTAATGATTGTTACACACTATTGAACCCCTcatgtgttagggttagtgaCCTTTGCGGTCTTGGATCTACTGGGGCTAACGGATAAGAACCTAAATCCCAAGAATGGGCATCATCAGGTGTACCGCCAATGACGCATTCCGATGTTGCAATCCACCCATTAACCTCATAGTACTGTCTTTACTATAAGGTCAGTTCATTTATTCCCTCAACAGCCACATGCcatctttcctttcatttcttttcttaccctagctttcattcatttaattaaatatatagttgtacaatataaatattagtcAACCAACAACCACACATTTCTCATATGGCATCATTCCATTTATAGTATGGGTTCATGTAATAGGGGCTGCCAAGAACGATCTATACATATAGTTGTAAACGAGTAAATATCCATACAGTTATGTATAAGAAAATTTTCACTTGACATAAAATGACTTCATGCTTGCCAGTGCACTTGGGATGTGGTGGTGCACTTTGCGAGCTCGATAGTGTTTGGGTCCTTGGACCCTTGTCCTCCAAGTTCTGTCGATCACACTCACTAGTTGGACATGGATGTGGCAGCGTGGCAAATGGATCTTTTAACCCTTTTCCGTCAACACTTGAGGGGCATGCCAGCCAATGCACCCTTGCACGTGGGGAGATCTCTTGCCTAACCACATGATTGTGCAAACAATTCACCCACACTATGCACGTAATCGTGCCCGTAACTTGCATGTCTTATGCGCATGCACGACACAACACTAGCTAAGTCTTTCCAAAGTATGTTTTAAGATCactattatttagttttatggTCATTGTTATTGAGTTTTAGGATCACTAATAAGATGTCACTGTTATTTGTTTTTAGGATCACTATATTTAGAGTCAAGTGAGTACACATCTTGATGCACCTTCCACCATACAAAATGATCAGCAAGGTAAATGCCGTGAAGATGTAGATCTTAATATTAGTAAACACTTTAGTCAAACGTGAAGacgtgaatttttttttttgttaataacatgagactaatattaatattgttaagcACCTTATTTTCAAGTTGGTTCCCTCATTTTGATAGCCACAATGGTGGGTACACATTTTTTcttatgtgttttgtaatattcatTATTCACACCAACCTTTATAATATCtaatatgtcatgtcatgtgtTTTCAAGTTGGCTTCCCACTTTGGAAAGTCATgatataagttaaaattttaatttactttttccTTTGGAAATGGATAACTTTTATATTAGatatttctcttttgaaatgATGCCTTGCAGGTTGTCCTTATTATTTTGAAAGTCATGGTGGTGGACACACGGATACATAATAATACCCATGTCatgtagtaaaaaatattagatatataattGCCATGCCATGTATTCTGAGTGGAGGTTGTTTCTATTATTAGTGTGTCATGTACTCAAcaactgaaattattttcgaGTGACTTTGTGTGTTAATGAGGATTCAGGTTGCTGCTATTATTAGTGTGCCATGTCTTAATTTTAGAGGGCTCCAATTATAATGTTGATTACTTCTTTTAGAGTATAAATCCAAATTTGGCTTAGATGTAATTTCCTTTTATCattatacactacaagaaatttgacttttagggacgaaatttgttagagacgaattaaatttcatccctaaaagtcatttttggaaacaaaattcaaaaatgtCAGAActactaaattcgttcgaacggaaaaatatccatttgaacaagatattttatgacgaacaaaatcgtctcaaaaaaggaaaacagttcgaacggaaaaaatagattcgaacatggaattaatgCCCGTTTgaacagtatataatctgttcgaataataatattggcgggaaattaatttatttttctcgaggaaagttaataaccgttcgaacttaaacTTCCTTGTTCAAACgaaa
This window contains:
- the LOC121241665 gene encoding photosystem I subunit O, with protein sequence MAATFATSSTVIGLGTSSLASPSRASVGKRSCLTSGFVKSSVAVRNPLRQAGASGGKFTCFERNWLRTDFNVIGFGLIGWLAPSSIPAIDGKSLTGLFFESIGAELSHFPTPPALTSQFWLWLVTWHLGLFIVLTFGQIGFKGRTEDYF